The Pseudosulfitobacter pseudonitzschiae genome includes a region encoding these proteins:
- a CDS encoding MYG1 family protein, which translates to MTITHLVTHSGGFHADELLSSVILTRLFPDAQLVRSRDKGWITPAADRIIYDVGGRFDADAQIFDHHQRPNPLRDDGQPYSSFGLIWAHYGRDYLLAMDVPQHDVAAIHASFDRGFVLPVDLLDNGAVNASEAGPFAGLTLPVLLETLKPVFDDRAEAADDRAFMVALPVARAFVEAQVRLKAAKFRAEAMVLAAIKATGESRILELPMGMPFRAGVESAGADHLLFVVHPRGDDWALTTIRTGDDTFDTRADLPAAWAGLTDAALEQASGVKGAKFCHNGLFIAVADSRDAILQMAERAVIAAE; encoded by the coding sequence ATGACCATCACCCATCTCGTTACCCATTCGGGCGGCTTTCACGCCGACGAACTCTTGTCCTCGGTCATCCTGACGCGGCTGTTCCCCGACGCACAACTTGTCCGCAGCCGCGACAAGGGCTGGATCACCCCTGCCGCAGACCGGATCATCTATGACGTCGGTGGCCGGTTCGATGCTGATGCGCAAATCTTTGACCACCACCAGCGCCCCAACCCCCTGCGCGATGACGGGCAGCCTTACAGCTCTTTCGGGCTGATCTGGGCGCATTATGGTCGCGACTATCTGTTGGCGATGGATGTCCCGCAACATGACGTCGCGGCGATCCATGCCTCTTTTGATCGCGGCTTTGTGCTGCCGGTCGATCTGCTGGACAACGGAGCGGTGAACGCTTCCGAGGCGGGCCCGTTTGCGGGGCTGACCTTGCCTGTGCTGCTCGAAACACTCAAGCCGGTGTTCGACGACCGCGCCGAGGCGGCCGATGATCGCGCCTTTATGGTCGCCCTTCCGGTGGCCCGCGCCTTTGTCGAGGCGCAGGTTCGACTCAAGGCTGCAAAATTCCGCGCCGAGGCGATGGTGCTGGCGGCGATCAAAGCCACCGGAGAAAGCCGTATTCTGGAGTTGCCGATGGGTATGCCGTTCCGCGCAGGCGTAGAAAGCGCGGGTGCCGACCATCTGCTGTTCGTCGTCCACCCGCGCGGCGACGACTGGGCGTTGACCACCATTCGCACCGGCGATGACACGTTCGACACCCGTGCCGATCTGCCCGCCGCTTGGGCCGGGCTGACCGATGCGGCGCTGGAACAAGCATCCGGCGTCAAAGGTGCAAAATTTTGTCACAATGGTCTGTTTATCGCGGTTGCAGACAGCCGCGACGCGATTTTGCAGATGGCCGAGCGTGCCGTGATTGCGGCAGAGTAA
- a CDS encoding amidohydrolase family protein has translation MMTMRDRLAAQGDLLLLPAQLYLNGACQTGKGVLIRKGKYHDIDDAGTLVARHPDLSPINLPDHLMMPGFIDTHTHLTQSLGKSLVFGEPSEIFRRIWVPLESSLSEQMVYMSTKLSALECLRGGFTTAVDAGTRSDGCIDALAQAARETGLRSVIGLICNDLGGAAQIPDRAEILDRAQRHLGGWQNEPLIHPSLAISIPEVGSDEMLYDVSEMASQAGAIFQTHVNEHLVAVERSLVDRGMRPLEHLAHIGALGPHVLIAHSTLVTPTELNLLRDSGTAVAYNPVASVWKGNAIAPALQMEALGIRFGLGTDGTRADGFRLMDAAESLQRAGFGLACGDSSCGGGWLWLEAATSRAADSAGLSKVTGSVETGLEADFLLVDLERPEFTPTYDLIWELVRYGNRDQIDAVFTQGKLRLWQGWPVDWDARGLLTEIREHAGKAIERSDIQRIHPVAAVHKKARKS, from the coding sequence ATGATGACCATGCGTGACCGTCTGGCTGCTCAAGGTGATCTGTTGTTGCTGCCGGCGCAGCTTTATCTCAACGGCGCGTGCCAAACCGGAAAAGGGGTACTTATCCGAAAGGGTAAGTACCACGATATCGACGATGCGGGGACACTTGTTGCCCGTCACCCTGATCTGTCGCCGATTAACCTCCCCGATCATCTGATGATGCCGGGTTTCATCGACACGCATACGCATCTGACGCAGTCCCTTGGAAAATCGCTGGTCTTCGGCGAACCGTCCGAGATTTTCCGTCGCATCTGGGTGCCGCTTGAATCCAGCCTGTCCGAACAGATGGTCTATATGTCTACAAAACTGTCCGCTTTGGAATGTTTGCGCGGGGGCTTCACAACAGCGGTGGATGCAGGCACCCGTTCGGATGGGTGCATCGACGCGCTGGCACAGGCCGCGCGGGAAACCGGGCTGCGCAGTGTGATCGGGTTAATCTGCAACGATCTGGGCGGTGCTGCGCAAATCCCTGATCGGGCGGAAATTCTGGATCGGGCGCAGCGCCATCTTGGCGGATGGCAAAACGAGCCCTTGATCCACCCGTCGTTGGCGATTTCCATACCCGAGGTCGGGAGCGACGAGATGCTGTACGACGTATCAGAAATGGCAAGTCAGGCTGGTGCCATTTTCCAGACCCATGTCAATGAACACCTCGTTGCTGTCGAACGGTCGCTTGTGGACAGGGGCATGCGCCCTCTGGAACATCTGGCGCACATCGGTGCGCTGGGGCCACATGTTCTGATTGCCCATTCGACATTGGTTACACCCACCGAACTGAACCTGTTGCGCGACAGCGGAACGGCGGTTGCCTACAATCCGGTCGCCAGCGTCTGGAAGGGAAATGCCATTGCACCGGCCCTGCAAATGGAGGCCTTGGGTATTCGTTTTGGTCTGGGGACCGACGGCACACGGGCGGATGGGTTTCGCCTGATGGATGCCGCCGAAAGCCTTCAGCGTGCAGGCTTTGGTTTGGCCTGTGGCGATTCATCCTGTGGTGGCGGCTGGCTCTGGCTTGAGGCCGCGACCAGCCGTGCCGCCGACAGTGCGGGGCTGTCAAAAGTCACAGGATCGGTGGAAACCGGCCTTGAGGCCGACTTTCTTCTGGTCGATCTGGAGCGGCCAGAATTCACGCCAACCTATGATTTGATCTGGGAACTGGTGCGCTACGGAAATCGCGATCAAATCGATGCGGTGTTCACGCAAGGTAAGCTTCGGCTGTGGCAGGGCTGGCCCGTGGATTGGGATGCCCGCGGGTTGTTGACAGAGATTCGTGAACATGCGGGCAAGGCGATTGAGAGGTCCGATATACAACGCATTCATCCGGTTGCGGCCGTGCACAAGAAGGCACGCAAATCGTGA
- a CDS encoding sulfite exporter TauE/SafE family protein, protein MTVELLLILSLVVFAAAFVQGAIGIGFALIVAPIIGLMRPDLLPVTLLILMLPLNSLVGWRERVHVDWNGAKWITVGRFAGTFAGLWLLAALSSGQLDLAVGWFTILAAGAALFARPFDPNRPTALGVGLFTGITETSTGIGGPPLALLYQHASGPVLRSTVAVCFLVGEVLSLIVLAAAGRIGHEQLLAALYLCPAVLLGSGLSRLTHSRISGPGLRLAVLIFAIVSGLFLILR, encoded by the coding sequence GTGACCGTTGAATTGCTGCTCATTCTATCTTTGGTCGTGTTTGCCGCTGCGTTCGTTCAAGGTGCGATCGGGATTGGCTTTGCGCTGATTGTCGCGCCGATCATTGGCCTGATGCGCCCTGACCTGCTTCCTGTCACTCTGTTGATCCTGATGCTGCCGCTGAACAGCCTCGTTGGGTGGCGTGAACGGGTACATGTAGACTGGAACGGTGCAAAGTGGATCACTGTCGGGCGGTTTGCTGGAACTTTTGCAGGGCTTTGGCTCTTGGCGGCACTTTCTTCAGGTCAATTGGATCTGGCGGTTGGCTGGTTCACCATACTCGCGGCTGGTGCGGCGCTGTTTGCGCGCCCGTTCGATCCAAACCGGCCAACCGCGCTTGGGGTCGGGTTATTTACCGGTATCACCGAAACCTCGACAGGGATCGGGGGGCCACCATTGGCTCTGCTTTACCAACACGCGTCCGGCCCTGTTTTGCGTTCAACCGTGGCAGTGTGTTTCCTGGTGGGCGAGGTTCTTTCGTTGATTGTACTCGCAGCAGCGGGACGGATTGGCCACGAACAACTTCTGGCCGCTCTGTATCTGTGCCCCGCTGTACTTTTGGGAAGCGGTCTGTCGCGGTTGACACACAGTCGCATCAGTGGGCCCGGGCTTCGCTTGGCAGTGTTGATCTTTGCAATTGTCAGTGGTCTCTTTCTGATCCTCAGGTGA
- a CDS encoding DUF1963 domain-containing protein gives MAQRIGEFPVYKQASLPLPATREELRTSLGDLKQLTPALVDRLSEQALPAVSLETVPHAEASIPLGASKMGGAPDLPRGMPWPMRPPYADAQIKLEHYRSLIGVTLAKAGIVPEWMTPDEGKHYVAEQRRIEKEVVEGALAMLPKEEANEIRQFLESQSIYTPERAREETRDHILQAQMVARSFPLSFIAQLDLGKLSAQPGFDPDLPKNGRLMLFYDLLETPPGWEPSSRVGFRLIWDETPAIDLIRVSVPAALSETQYRETLVLEPALIIPHSVATPIPPSVKAWDADLLDQASSQEFGEGPYWSYMAWLSRFGSSDEPGRINHQLGGWPQSQQNGMQAQAQLASNGIFAGTSYAYDTSAAKEILKGAADWKLVLQVGADEAVGLRGGAYYVLMRHDDLLERRFDKAWVVHQSN, from the coding sequence ATGGCGCAGCGGATCGGAGAATTTCCTGTCTACAAGCAGGCGTCATTACCTTTGCCGGCGACACGCGAGGAGTTGCGGACCTCCCTTGGCGACCTGAAGCAACTGACGCCTGCTCTTGTAGATAGATTGTCCGAGCAGGCATTGCCAGCCGTCTCGTTGGAAACAGTGCCGCACGCGGAAGCGTCTATTCCGCTCGGCGCAAGCAAGATGGGTGGGGCACCCGACCTGCCACGCGGCATGCCCTGGCCAATGCGCCCGCCTTATGCAGATGCCCAGATCAAACTGGAACACTATCGCTCCCTGATTGGAGTGACGCTGGCAAAAGCCGGAATCGTACCCGAGTGGATGACGCCAGACGAAGGTAAGCATTATGTCGCGGAGCAAAGGCGTATCGAAAAGGAAGTGGTTGAGGGAGCCCTGGCAATGCTTCCCAAAGAAGAGGCAAACGAGATTCGCCAGTTCCTTGAGTCCCAGAGCATCTACACGCCGGAACGCGCCCGCGAAGAGACGCGTGATCACATCCTTCAGGCACAGATGGTCGCAAGGAGCTTTCCCTTATCCTTCATCGCACAGCTCGACCTTGGTAAACTCTCCGCCCAGCCTGGCTTCGACCCCGATCTGCCTAAAAATGGGCGGCTGATGTTATTCTATGACTTGCTCGAAACGCCACCTGGCTGGGAGCCGAGTTCGCGTGTCGGGTTCCGTCTGATCTGGGATGAAACACCGGCGATCGATTTGATACGCGTCTCCGTTCCGGCTGCGTTGAGCGAGACGCAATATCGGGAGACGTTAGTTCTCGAACCAGCGCTGATTATTCCCCACAGCGTCGCAACGCCCATCCCGCCGAGCGTGAAAGCGTGGGATGCCGATCTGCTCGATCAAGCGTCGTCGCAAGAATTCGGTGAGGGGCCTTATTGGTCCTATATGGCTTGGCTGTCACGCTTTGGCTCATCGGATGAGCCCGGGCGTATAAACCACCAACTCGGCGGCTGGCCGCAATCGCAACAGAACGGAATGCAGGCCCAGGCCCAACTCGCCTCGAATGGCATTTTTGCCGGAACGTCGTACGCATACGACACGTCAGCGGCGAAAGAGATTCTCAAGGGCGCGGCGGACTGGAAGCTCGTTTTACAGGTGGGCGCTGATGAAGCTGTTGGTCTGCGTGGCGGGGCCTACTATGTTTTGATGCGCCACGACGACCTTCTGGAACGTCGCTTTGATAAGGCCTGGGTTGTTCATCAGTCGAATTGA
- a CDS encoding IS110 family transposase, giving the protein MKDTMIGVDLAKNVFQLHAASMTGQLKFRKKLSRSQFREVLSAQPPAVIVMEACGSASYWARELARLGHEVKLIAPQYVKPFVKRQKNDAADAEAIVVAAQRPEMRFVPAKSESQQARAILFRNRERLVNQRTELVNGLRSILYEFGHTIPQGIGNLSRGNEILEDPNCDLPDLVRQECRDLFELIEETTVRIDAKLKRIKALSTETDTAKRLQTMPGVGPLSALAIEAFAPPLETFTRGRDFAAWLGLVPRQHSSGGKPRLGRMSKAGQSDIRRLLIIGAMSRLSQLGRKSIPKGSWLERMLARKPKMLVAIALANKMARALWAMQTKKENYRDPTQAVVT; this is encoded by the coding sequence ATGAAAGATACAATGATCGGAGTGGACCTGGCAAAGAACGTTTTCCAGCTTCACGCGGCAAGCATGACTGGGCAGTTGAAGTTTCGTAAGAAGTTGTCCCGCTCACAGTTTCGGGAGGTTCTTTCGGCGCAACCACCCGCGGTCATCGTCATGGAGGCGTGTGGCAGTGCCAGCTACTGGGCGCGCGAGCTGGCCCGACTTGGTCACGAGGTGAAACTGATCGCGCCGCAATATGTGAAACCATTTGTGAAGCGCCAGAAAAACGATGCCGCGGACGCAGAAGCTATCGTCGTCGCGGCGCAGCGTCCGGAGATGAGGTTTGTTCCTGCCAAGTCTGAGAGCCAACAGGCCCGTGCGATCCTGTTCCGGAACCGGGAGCGTTTGGTGAACCAACGGACTGAGTTGGTAAATGGTCTGCGATCAATCCTCTATGAGTTCGGGCATACAATCCCGCAGGGCATAGGGAATTTGAGCCGCGGGAATGAGATCCTTGAGGACCCGAATTGCGATCTTCCAGACCTGGTCCGCCAGGAGTGTCGAGACCTTTTCGAACTGATTGAAGAGACCACTGTCCGGATCGACGCCAAGTTGAAACGGATCAAAGCCTTGTCCACTGAGACGGACACGGCCAAACGACTTCAGACGATGCCGGGCGTTGGCCCTTTAAGCGCCCTTGCCATCGAGGCATTTGCTCCACCACTGGAGACATTCACCCGGGGCCGCGACTTTGCGGCCTGGCTGGGCCTCGTGCCACGACAGCATTCATCAGGCGGCAAACCCCGTCTGGGGCGAATGTCAAAGGCGGGCCAATCTGACATCAGAAGGCTTCTGATTATCGGAGCGATGTCACGCTTGAGCCAGTTAGGTCGCAAATCCATACCCAAAGGATCTTGGCTGGAACGTATGCTCGCGCGCAAGCCGAAGATGCTGGTCGCAATTGCGCTGGCCAACAAGATGGCCCGGGCCCTATGGGCCATGCAAACGAAGAAGGAAAATTATCGGGATCCGACGCAGGCGGTCGTTACATGA
- a CDS encoding GlxA family transcriptional regulator, with protein sequence MTMNEAKVTNVTLVADIGLLLYPGCQLAAIYGLTDLFRIAGEWTGEVARAVRVSHWQADDEGVTCVWDSHPGSPHQLTHVIAPPSIIMPERMAPAPAAAAWMRDQHSKGATLCSVCAGAFVLAETGLIDGRSATTHWAFARQLAERFPKIRLADEHMVVDDGDIITAGGILAWADLGLTLVDRLLGPATMLATARFLLIEPPRQSQRPFAQFVPRFDHGDDAVRASQHYIHAHASTMQGVAELADRAGMTGRTFLRRFRAATGLTPVEYLQQVRIAKAREALERSLTPVETIAWDVGYSDAAAFRKLFQKLTGLRPAAYRQQFGIAG encoded by the coding sequence ATGACAATGAACGAGGCAAAAGTGACAAATGTGACGCTGGTCGCAGATATTGGACTGCTGCTTTATCCGGGATGCCAACTCGCCGCGATCTACGGGCTGACGGATCTGTTCCGCATCGCGGGCGAATGGACAGGAGAAGTTGCGCGCGCGGTGCGGGTTTCGCACTGGCAGGCGGATGATGAAGGCGTCACTTGTGTCTGGGACAGCCATCCCGGTAGCCCGCACCAGTTGACGCATGTGATTGCACCGCCCAGCATCATCATGCCCGAACGCATGGCGCCCGCGCCTGCCGCAGCTGCCTGGATGCGTGACCAGCATTCAAAGGGGGCCACGCTGTGTTCGGTCTGTGCCGGAGCTTTTGTGCTGGCCGAAACAGGGTTGATCGACGGTCGAAGTGCAACAACGCACTGGGCCTTTGCCCGACAGCTTGCAGAACGGTTTCCCAAAATCCGGTTGGCTGACGAACATATGGTGGTGGACGACGGCGACATCATAACTGCGGGTGGCATACTCGCATGGGCCGATCTGGGGCTGACACTGGTGGATCGTCTGCTTGGCCCGGCCACGATGTTGGCAACGGCACGGTTCCTCTTGATCGAACCACCGCGGCAAAGCCAGCGGCCCTTTGCGCAGTTTGTTCCGCGGTTTGATCATGGCGATGACGCCGTGCGTGCCAGCCAGCACTATATTCATGCTCATGCCTCGACGATGCAGGGTGTGGCCGAACTGGCTGACAGGGCGGGGATGACGGGGCGCACATTCCTGCGACGGTTTCGTGCGGCGACGGGACTGACGCCGGTAGAATATCTGCAGCAGGTGCGGATCGCAAAAGCACGTGAGGCGCTGGAGCGTTCGCTGACGCCTGTAGAAACCATCGCATGGGACGTCGGATATTCCGACGCGGCGGCGTTTCGCAAACTTTTCCAGAAACTGACTGGTTTGCGTCCAGCAGCCTACCGCCAGCAATTCGGCATCGCAGGATGA
- a CDS encoding alpha/beta fold hydrolase: protein MSTFTTTDGTNIFYKDWGPRDAQPIVFHHGWPLSSDDWDNQMLHFLEQGYRVIAHDRRGHGRSDQTDHGNEMDTYAQDVVELARALDLKNAIHIGHSTGGGEVTHYAARAEAGRIAKAVLIGSVTPVMAQTANNPDGIPLEVFDGFRSALIANRAQFFLDIPSGPFFGFNREGATASQGQIQNWWRQGMMGSAKAHYDCIKAFSETDFTEDLKALTIPVLLMHGEDDQIVPIENSAYKAIKLLQNGTLKTYPGLSHAPFATHPEVINADLLAFAKA, encoded by the coding sequence ATGTCAACATTCACCACAACCGACGGAACAAACATCTTTTACAAAGACTGGGGCCCGCGCGATGCGCAGCCGATCGTCTTCCACCACGGCTGGCCTCTTTCGAGTGACGATTGGGACAACCAGATGCTGCATTTTCTGGAACAGGGCTATCGCGTCATTGCTCATGACCGCCGCGGTCATGGCCGGTCAGATCAAACCGACCACGGCAACGAGATGGACACCTATGCACAGGATGTGGTCGAGTTGGCCCGTGCTCTGGATCTGAAGAACGCCATCCACATCGGCCATTCCACCGGTGGCGGAGAGGTCACGCACTACGCAGCCCGTGCCGAGGCCGGACGCATCGCCAAGGCCGTCTTGATCGGCTCGGTGACGCCGGTGATGGCCCAGACTGCGAACAACCCAGACGGCATCCCGCTCGAGGTCTTCGACGGATTTCGTTCCGCACTGATCGCAAACCGGGCGCAGTTCTTTCTGGATATACCTTCGGGCCCCTTCTTTGGCTTCAACCGTGAAGGTGCGACCGCCAGCCAGGGCCAGATCCAGAACTGGTGGCGCCAAGGCATGATGGGCAGCGCCAAAGCGCATTACGATTGCATCAAGGCCTTCTCGGAAACCGATTTCACCGAAGACCTGAAGGCACTGACCATCCCGGTCCTGCTGATGCACGGCGAGGATGACCAAATCGTCCCGATCGAGAATTCGGCGTACAAGGCGATCAAGCTGCTGCAAAACGGCACGCTGAAAACCTACCCGGGCCTGTCGCACGCCCCCTTCGCGACGCATCCCGAAGTGATCAACGCGGACCTGCTGGCCTTTGCCAAGGCGTAG
- a CDS encoding LacI family DNA-binding transcriptional regulator: MSKPTISDLARLAGVSKTTVSHAFSGRRHVDPETCKKIRELAREMGYRPNRSAQSLRTGRTGMIALASSMPFSIAAGPSRLGFFMEIAATAAVASLTRNQALCLIPPMEADSELDAIAMDGAILVEPFLGDPMVDRFFNIGIPLVSIGRVPGRDDIPFIDLHSHATALMVLNHLLDAGASQIALITGTQRRNSYLETEAAYSAFCESHCISPILVRVDETGGEAEAEQCCAALLADHPGLDALYVPVDAFASGATKAAKSLHRDVPGTLCLATRYDGTRAKLADPPLTAVDLHLDDLAKLAVDLLNHTIDGQTGMTLMSPMPDLIPRQSSER, translated from the coding sequence ATGAGCAAACCGACAATAAGCGATCTGGCCCGTCTGGCTGGTGTCTCGAAGACAACTGTTTCCCATGCCTTTAGCGGTCGGCGGCACGTTGACCCCGAGACGTGCAAAAAGATCAGGGAACTGGCGCGGGAAATGGGCTATCGCCCCAACCGATCGGCGCAATCCCTTCGCACCGGACGGACAGGTATGATCGCACTGGCTTCATCGATGCCCTTCTCGATTGCTGCAGGGCCATCGCGGCTTGGATTCTTCATGGAAATTGCCGCAACTGCTGCGGTGGCTTCGCTGACACGCAATCAGGCGCTTTGCCTGATCCCGCCAATGGAGGCCGACAGCGAACTTGATGCCATCGCGATGGATGGTGCCATTCTGGTCGAACCTTTTCTTGGCGACCCAATGGTGGATCGGTTTTTCAACATCGGAATCCCACTCGTCTCAATCGGGCGCGTGCCCGGACGGGATGACATTCCTTTTATCGACCTGCATTCTCACGCAACGGCTCTTATGGTCCTGAACCACCTGCTTGATGCCGGTGCCAGTCAGATCGCCCTAATAACTGGGACCCAACGCCGCAATTCCTATCTGGAGACCGAGGCAGCCTATAGCGCATTTTGCGAAAGCCACTGCATCTCGCCAATCCTTGTCCGCGTGGACGAGACCGGAGGTGAAGCCGAAGCCGAGCAATGTTGTGCCGCCTTGCTAGCAGATCATCCGGGCCTTGACGCCCTCTATGTCCCAGTCGACGCATTTGCATCCGGAGCGACAAAAGCCGCCAAGTCATTGCACCGGGATGTGCCGGGAACCTTGTGTTTGGCCACGCGATATGACGGGACGCGTGCAAAGCTGGCTGATCCCCCCCTGACCGCAGTGGATCTGCATCTGGATGACCTTGCCAAACTGGCAGTTGATCTATTGAACCACACGATCGATGGCCAAACAGGCATGACATTGATGTCCCCTATGCCCGACCTGATACCTCGCCAGTCGTCTGAGCGCTGA
- a CDS encoding uracil-xanthine permease family protein, with protein MTTIDETRDPTDEVLPLRSLILFGLQHVLVMAASPITAVFLVAKALNFDDAVTVSLISATFLICGFGTILQSFGPAGFGARLPFIMVPGGAPIAIFLAIAMQTDVQTAVGAVIMTAIFYFIALPMFRRLLAYFPPIVVGTMLLLVSINLVRIYGGTITGKPGSDGFADPVKIGLALATIVLTVLFARFFKGTLQRLAVMLGLVGGTLLAMALGQVNLSGVLTGPAIAIPQLFPFGMPTFNLLAALPLIVFSIISMAEATGQTVATAEIVGRRGDAHAIVPKTIRGDALTSLVGGLFGTSLIITSGENIGIVRATNVKSRYVTAAAGVILVVIALIAPIGRLASALPGPVVGGTAVIVFAIIGVIGIDLLRRVDLREHGNMFTLATALSLGLLPILVPGVYSQFPQWSQMILGNGLAIGTITAVIINALFHHIGAETLSATEQAVAEAETGV; from the coding sequence ATGACAACAATTGATGAAACCCGCGATCCAACCGATGAGGTTCTGCCGCTGCGCAGTCTGATCCTGTTTGGTCTGCAACATGTTCTGGTGATGGCGGCGTCGCCGATCACGGCCGTATTCCTGGTTGCCAAGGCGCTGAATTTTGATGACGCCGTGACCGTTTCGCTGATCAGTGCGACATTCCTGATCTGCGGCTTTGGCACGATCCTGCAAAGCTTTGGTCCCGCGGGTTTTGGTGCGCGGCTGCCTTTCATCATGGTGCCGGGTGGGGCGCCAATCGCGATATTTCTCGCGATTGCCATGCAAACTGACGTTCAGACTGCAGTCGGTGCTGTGATTATGACAGCGATCTTCTACTTCATCGCATTGCCGATGTTCAGGAGGCTCTTGGCCTACTTTCCACCAATCGTGGTTGGAACGATGTTGCTTCTGGTTTCGATCAATCTTGTGCGGATATACGGAGGCACGATCACCGGAAAACCCGGCTCCGATGGGTTTGCTGACCCAGTGAAGATCGGACTGGCTCTGGCCACCATTGTTTTGACAGTGCTCTTTGCCCGGTTCTTCAAAGGAACGCTACAACGCCTTGCAGTCATGTTGGGTCTTGTCGGCGGAACGCTGCTTGCAATGGCGCTGGGGCAGGTCAATTTGTCCGGCGTTTTGACCGGCCCTGCCATTGCCATCCCGCAGCTGTTTCCGTTCGGCATGCCCACATTCAACCTGCTTGCCGCCCTGCCGCTGATTGTCTTTTCCATTATTTCGATGGCCGAAGCGACGGGGCAGACCGTTGCAACAGCCGAGATTGTCGGCCGACGCGGCGATGCGCATGCCATTGTTCCCAAGACGATCCGCGGTGACGCGCTGACATCGCTGGTTGGCGGTCTGTTTGGCACATCTTTGATCATTACCTCAGGTGAAAATATCGGAATCGTGCGTGCTACTAACGTGAAATCACGTTATGTGACTGCCGCTGCGGGTGTCATTCTGGTGGTGATCGCCTTGATTGCACCAATCGGTCGCTTGGCCTCTGCCTTGCCGGGGCCGGTCGTCGGGGGCACTGCGGTCATCGTATTTGCCATCATTGGTGTCATCGGTATCGATCTGTTGCGCCGTGTCGATCTACGCGAGCATGGCAATATGTTCACCCTGGCCACGGCCCTGTCTTTGGGCCTGCTGCCCATCCTGGTGCCCGGTGTCTACAGCCAGTTTCCACAATGGTCCCAGATGATCCTTGGAAACGGTCTTGCGATAGGAACGATCACAGCCGTGATCATCAATGCCTTGTTCCACCACATCGGTGCAGAAACGCTGAGTGCGACGGAACAGGCCGTGGCGGAAGCGGAGACAGGCGTATGA